A DNA window from Castanea sativa chloroplast, complete genome contains the following coding sequences:
- the ycf1 gene encoding hypothetical chloroplast RF19 encodes MILKSFILGNPVSLCMKIINSVVVVGLYYGFLTTFSIGPSYLFLLRARVIEEGIEKKVSATTGFITGQLMMFISIYYAPLHLALDRPHTITVLALPYLLFHFFWNNHKHFFDYGSTTRNSMRNLSIQCVFLNNLIFQLFNHFILPSSMLVRLVNIYMFRCNNKILFVTSSFVGWLIGHILFMKWVGLVLVWIQQNNSIRFNVLIRSNKYLVSELRNSMARIFSILLFITCVYYLGRVPSPIVTKKLKETEESEEETDVEIETTSETKGTKQEQEESTEEDPSLSLFSEEKEDPDKIKIDETEEIRMNGKEKTKDEFHFKGTRYKNRPIYETSYLDGNQENSKLEIFKEIKDKEIFLFEKPLVTILFDSKRWNRPFRYIKNDRFQNAVKNEMSQSFFHTCKSDGKERISFTYPPSLSTFLKMIQRKISLFTIQKISYNELYNDWSYANEEKRNNISKKLIHRSETLDTGFLAPDVLEKRILLSNNNSETQKEYLTKIYDPLLNGPYRGQIKKLFLFSILKTSIKNYRKKFLVNKIHGVLISTNNTEFDQKVDLFDRKSLGKKITYLLSKVAVKSTSNFNLKGIFLFPFTENKQVRIDSKDRIKILKFLFDQVITNPKDETIRQKDIHIGINEISKKVPRWSYKLIDELEQQERDKEDHVVEDHEIRSRKAKRVVILTDTTKNTDTYTNTNNKDTDNPDETDEVALIRYSQQSDFRRDIIKGSMRAQRRKTVIVELFEANVHSPLFLDRLGTPPFFSFDIPERLKGIFRNWIWKKKKIIISDYTEENKKESEKTEEDKREKYNRDEKTRIEIAEAWDSLIVAQVIRGSLLVTQSILRKYILLPSLIIAKNTLRILLFQFPEWSEDLKDWNKEMHVKCTYNGVQLSEKEFPKNWLTDGIQIKILFPFRLKPWHRSKSKLRPPNKDPIKKEGKGQKNDFCFLTVWGMEAELPFGYPRKRLSFFEPLLKELEKKNFKLKQKCFLVINVLKERTKFFLNVAKETKKWVIKVIIFLKKIRKEFSKINLLLLFGLKKIEIYELSETQKEKNSTIHNQMSHESSIKIRYMDWETYSLTEKKMKDLMNRTNTIINKIKTIKKDKRRRFITPERNINPNKISYDEKGLESPKNIWEILKRKNLRLLRKSHYFVKLFIEKLYMDILLCIINIPRINAQLFLELTKKVINKYIYNNEANRERIDKTNQSIFNFSSTIKKSLCIIKKNSKIFGDLSYLSQAYVFYKLSQTPVNNLDKLRSVFKYYGTSFFLKNEIREYFVGTQGIFDSEFRHKKPPNYGINEWKNWLKGHYQYQYDLSQIKWSRLVTQKWRTRFNHMTKNKDLNKCESYEYEKTQFIHYEKAKDFEIEPLPNQKQYKYDLLSYKSINYENKKDSYIYGLPLQVNNNQEISYNYNTPKRKLFDMLGGILIHNSLVEDDSLDIEKNSNTKYLDWKILHFCLRKKINIKAWVDIDNVTNRNKNTKTGFNNCQIIDKIDKKGLFYLTIHQDQKINPSNQQGFFFDWMGMNEEILSHPISNLELWFFPEFVILYNTYKIKPWVIPIKLLFFNFNVNENVNKQKSITGNKKSFTLSNEKTLELKNRNQIEKEFADQVDPEASLSNQEKDVEEDSRGLDIKKRRNKKQYKTNTETELELFLKRYFHFQLRWDDSLNQKIINNIKVYCLLLRLRNPREIAISAIQREEMSLDILMVRKGLTFTELMKKGILIIEPVRLSVKTDGQFFIYQTIGISLVHKSKQQQSHQRYLEKSPACLHKNKKDFDESIALHKKMTGNRDKNNYDFIFPEKILSPRRRRELRIRICFNSGNGNGIHRNTVFCNVNKLKNCNCDQVLNKRKELYRDKNKLIKLKFFLWPNYRLEDLSCMNRYWFDTNNGSRFSLIRIQIYPLLKIH; translated from the coding sequence ATGATTTTAAAATCTTTTATACTAGGTAATCCAGTATCCTTATGCATGAAGATAATCAATTCGGTCGTTGTGGTTGGACTCTATTATGGATTTCTGACCACATTTTCCATAGGGCCCTCTTATCTCTTCCTTCTCCGAGCTCGGGTTATAGAAGAAGGAATCGAGAAGAAAGTATCAGCAACAACTGGTTTTATTACGGGACAGCTCATGATGTTCATATCGATCTATTATGCGCCTCTGCATCTAGCATTGGATAGACCTCATACAATAACTGTCCTAGCTCTACCGTATCTTTTGTTTCATTTCTTCTGGAACAATCACAAACACTTTTTTGATTATGGATCTACTACCAGAAATTCAATGCGTAATCTTAGCATTCAATGTGTATTCCTGAATAATCTCATTTTTCAATTATTCAACCATTTCATTTTACCAAGTTCAATGTTAGTCAGATTAGTCAACATTTATATGTTTCGATGCAACAACAAGATATTATTTGTAACAAGTAGTTTTGTTGGTTGGTTAATTGGTCACATTTTATTCATGAAATGGGTTGGATTGGTATTAGTCTGGATACAGCAAAATAATTCTATTAGATTTAATGTACTTATTAGATCTAATAAGTACCTTGTGTCAGAATTGAGAAATTCTATGGCTCGAATCTTTAGTATTCTCTTATTTATTACCTGTGTGTACTATTTAGGCAGAGTACCGTCACCCATTGTTACTAAGAAACTGAAAGAAACGGAAGAAAGTGAGGAAGAAACAGATGTAGAAATAGAAACAACTTCCGAAACGAAGGGGACTAAACAGGAACAAGAGGAATCCACCGAAGAAGATCCTTCTCTTTCTCTTTTTTCGGAAGAAAAGGAGGATCCGGACAAAATAAAAATAGATGAAACGGAAGAGATCCGAATGAATGGAAAGGAAAAAACAAAGGATGAATTCCACTTTAAAGGGACACGCTATAAAAATAGACCCATTTATGAAACTTCTTATCTAGACGGCAATCAAGAAAATTCGAAGTTAGAAATATTTAAAGAAATAAAAGATAAAGAAATATTCTTGTTTGAAAAACCTCTTGTGACTATTCTTTTCGACTCTAAACGATGGAATCGTCCATTCCGATATATAAAAAACGACCGATTTCAAAATGCTGTAAAAAATGAAATGTCACAATCTTTTTTTCATACATGTAAAAGTGATGGAAAAGAAAGGATATCCTTCACGTATCCACCAAGTTTGTCAACTTTTCTGAAAATGATACAAAGAAAGATATCTTTGTTTACAATACAAAAAATCTCCTATAATGAATTATACAATGATTGGAGTTATGCCAATGAAGAAAAAAGGAACAACATAAGCAAAAAATTGATACATAGATCAGAAACTTTAGATACGGGATTTCTTGCTCCGGATGTACTCGAAAAAAGAATTCTATTGTCTAATAATAATAGTGAGACTCAAAAAGAATATTTAACTAAAATATATGATCCTTTATTGAACGGACCCTATCGCGGCCAAATCAAAAAATTGTTTTTATTCTCAATCCTAAAAACTTCTATAAAGAATTACAGGAAGAAATTTTTGGTAAATAAAATTCATGGCGTACTTATTAGTACCAATAACACAGAATTTGACCAGAAAGTGGATTTATTTGATCGAAAATCATTAGGAAAAAAAATTACTTATTTACTAAGTAAGGTTGCAGTAAAATCAACATCAAATTTTAATTTGAAAGGGATTTTTTTATTTCCATTTACTGAAAACAAACAAGTAAGAATTGATTCAAAAGATCGAATAAAAATTTTAAAATTTTTATTCGATCAAGTTATAACGAATCCCAAGGATGAAACAATTAGACAAAAAGATATTCATATTGGAATAAATGAAATCAGTAAAAAAGTCCCTCGATGGTCATACAAATTAATCGATGAGTTGGAACAACAGGAAAGAGACAAGGAAGACCATGTGGTAGAGGATCATGAAATTCGTTCAAGAAAAGCCAAACGTGTCGTAATTTTGACTGATACTACGAAGAATACCGATACTTATACTAATACTAATAACAAAGATACTGATAATCCTGATGAAACTGACGAGGTAGCTTTGATCCGTTATTCACAACAATCGGATTTTCGTCGAGATATAATAAAGGGCTCTATGCGAGCTCAAAGGCGTAAAACAGTTATTGTGGAACTGTTTGAAGCAAATGTACATTCACCCCTTTTTTTGGATAGACTGGGCACCCCCCCCTTTTTTTCTTTTGATATCCCCGAGCGGCTGAAAGGCATTTTTCGAAATTGGATTTGGAAAAAAAAAAAAATTATAATTTCGGATTATACAGAGGAAAATAAAAAGGAAAGTGAGAAAACAGAGGAGGACAAAAGAGAAAAATACAACAGAGATGAGAAAACTCGTATAGAAATAGCGGAGGCCTGGGATAGCCTTATAGTTGCTCAAGTAATAAGAGGTTCCTTATTAGTAACACAATCGATTCTTAGAAAATATATTCTATTACCTTCATTGATAATAGCTAAAAATACTCTTCGTATACTATTATTTCAATTTCCCGAATGGTCCGAGGATTTAAAGGATTGGAATAAAGAAATGCATGTTAAATGCACTTATAACGGCGTTCAATTATCAGAAAAAGAATTTCCGAAAAACTGGTTAACAGACGGTATTCAGATAAAGATCCTATTTCCTTTTCGTTTGAAACCTTGGCACAGATCTAAGTCTAAGTTACGACCCCCTAATAAAGATCCAATTAAAAAGGAAGGGAAAGGACAAAAAAACGATTTTTGTTTTTTAACAGTTTGGGGAATGGAAGCGGAACTTCCTTTTGGTTATCCCCGAAAACGGCTTTCCTTTTTTGAACCCCTTTTAAAAGAACTCGAAAAAAAAAATTTCAAATTGAAACAAAAGTGCTTTCTAGTTATAAACGTTTTAAAAGAAAGAACCAAATTTTTTCTAAATGTAGCAAAAGAAACAAAAAAATGGGTCATCAAAGTAATTATATTTCTAAAAAAAATAAGAAAAGAATTCTCAAAAATAAATCTATTATTATTATTTGGATTGAAAAAAATAGAAATATATGAATTGAGTGAAACTCAAAAAGAAAAAAATTCAACAATTCATAATCAAATGAGTCACGAATCGTCCATTAAAATTCGATATATGGATTGGGAAACTTATTCATTGACAGAAAAAAAAATGAAAGATCTGATGAATAGAACAAACACAATCATAAATAAAATAAAAACAATTAAAAAAGACAAGAGAAGAAGATTTATAACTCCAGAGAGAAATATTAACCCTAACAAAATAAGTTATGACGAGAAAGGATTAGAATCACCAAAAAATATTTGGGAGATATTAAAACGAAAAAATCTTCGATTACTTCGTAAATCACATTATTTTGTAAAATTATTTATTGAAAAGCTATACATGGATATCCTTCTATGTATCATTAATATACCTAGAATCAATGCACAGCTCTTTCTTGAATTAACAAAAAAAGTTATTAATAAATACATTTACAATAATGAAGCAAATCGGGAAAGAATTGATAAAACAAATCAAAGTATATTTAACTTTAGTTCGACTATAAAAAAGTCACTTTGTATTATTAAAAAAAATTCAAAGATTTTTGGGGACTTATCTTACTTGTCACAAGCATATGTATTTTATAAATTATCGCAAACCCCAGTCAATAACCTAGATAAGTTAAGATCCGTCTTTAAATATTACGGAACATCTTTTTTTCTTAAGAATGAAATAAGGGAGTATTTTGTTGGAACGCAAGGAATATTTGATTCTGAATTCAGACATAAAAAACCTCCAAATTATGGAATTAATGAATGGAAAAACTGGCTAAAGGGTCATTATCAATATCAATACGATTTATCTCAGATTAAATGGTCTAGATTAGTAACACAAAAATGGCGAACTAGGTTCAACCATATGACTAAAAATAAAGATCTCAATAAATGTGAGTCATATGAATATGAAAAAACCCAATTTATTCATTACGAAAAAGCAAAAGATTTTGAAATAGAACCATTACCAAATCAAAAACAATATAAATATGATCTTTTATCGTATAAATCTATTAATTATGAAAATAAGAAAGATTCATATATTTATGGATTGCCATTACAAGTAAATAATAACCAAGAGATTTCTTATAATTACAATACGCCTAAACGCAAATTATTTGATATGCTGGGAGGTATCCTTATCCATAATTCTCTCGTCGAAGATGATAGTCTAGATATAGAAAAAAATTCAAATACAAAATATTTGGATTGGAAAATCCTCCATTTTTGTCTTAGAAAGAAGATCAATATTAAGGCCTGGGTCGATATCGATAACGTTACCAACAGGAATAAAAATACTAAGACTGGGTTTAATAATTGTCAAATAATCGATAAAATTGATAAGAAAGGCCTTTTTTATCTGACGATTCATCAAGATCAGAAAATTAACCCATCCAATCAACAAGGTTTTTTCTTTGATTGGATGGGAATGAATGAAGAAATACTAAGTCATCCCATATCGAATCTAGAACTTTGGTTTTTCCCAGAATTTGTGATACTTTATAATACATATAAGATTAAACCATGGGTCATACCAATCAAATTACTTTTTTTTAATTTTAATGTAAACGAAAATGTTAATAAACAGAAAAGCATCACTGGAAATAAAAAAAGTTTTACATTATCGAATGAAAAAACTCTTGAATTAAAAAATAGAAATCAAATAGAAAAAGAATTCGCGGACCAAGTGGATCCTGAAGCGTCTCTCTCAAACCAAGAAAAAGATGTTGAAGAAGATTCTAGGGGATTAGACATAAAAAAACGTAGAAATAAAAAGCAATACAAGACTAACACGGAAACAGAACTTGAGTTATTCCTAAAAAGGTATTTTCATTTTCAATTGAGATGGGATGATTCTTTAAATCAAAAAATAATCAATAACATCAAAGTATATTGTCTCCTGCTTAGACTGAGAAATCCAAGAGAAATTGCTATATCCGCTATTCAAAGGGAAGAAATGAGTCTGGATATTCTGATGGTCCGGAAGGGTTTAACTTTTACAGAATTGATGAAAAAGGGAATATTGATTATCGAACCAGTCCGTCTGTCTGTAAAAACGGATGGACAATTTTTTATATATCAAACCATAGGTATCTCATTGGTGCATAAGAGTAAGCAGCAGCAAAGTCATCAAAGATACCTAGAAAAAAGCCCGGCCTGTCTTCATAAGAATAAGAAGGATTTTGATGAATCCATTGCACTACATAAAAAAATGACTGGAAATAGAGACAAAAATAATTATGATTTTATTTTTCCTGAAAAAATTTTATCCCCAAGGCGTCGTAGAGAATTGAGAATTCGAATTTGTTTCAATTCGGGGAATGGAAACGGTATACATAGAAATACGGTATTTTGCAATGTAAATAAGTTAAAAAATTGCAATTGCGATCAAGTTTTGAATAAAAGAAAAGAGCTTTATAGAGATAAAAATAAACTAATTAAATTAAAGTTCTTTCTTTGGCCCAATTATCGATTAGAAGATTTATCTTGTATGAATCGCTATTGGTTTGATACCAATAATGGTAGTCGTTTCAGTCTGATAAGGATTCAGATATATCCGCTATTGAAAATTCATTAA
- the rps7 gene encoding ribosomal protein S7, translated as MSRRGTAEEKTAKSDPIYRNRLVNMLVNRILKHGKKSLAYQIIYRAMKKIQQKTETNPLSVLRQAIRGVTPDIAVKARRVGGSTHQVPIEIGSAQGKALAIRWLLGASRKRPGRNMAFKLSSELVDAAKGSGDAIRKKEETHRMAEANRAFAHFR; from the coding sequence ATGTCACGTCGAGGTACTGCAGAAGAAAAAACTGCAAAATCCGATCCAATTTATCGTAATCGATTAGTTAACATGTTGGTTAACCGTATTCTGAAACACGGAAAAAAATCATTGGCTTATCAAATTATCTATCGAGCTATGAAAAAGATTCAACAAAAGACAGAAACAAATCCACTATCTGTTTTACGTCAAGCAATACGTGGAGTAACTCCCGACATAGCAGTAAAAGCAAGACGTGTAGGCGGATCGACTCATCAAGTTCCCATTGAAATAGGATCCGCACAAGGAAAAGCACTTGCCATTCGTTGGTTATTAGGGGCATCCCGAAAACGCCCGGGTCGAAATATGGCTTTCAAGTTAAGTTCCGAATTAGTGGATGCTGCCAAAGGGAGTGGCGATGCCATACGTAAAAAGGAAGAGACTCATAGAATGGCAGAGGCAAATAGAGCTTTTGCACATTTTCGTTAA
- the ndhB gene encoding NADH-plastoquinone oxidoreductase subunit 2, producing the protein MIWHVQNENFILDSTRIFMKAFHLLLFDGSLIFPECILIFGLILLLMIDSTSDQKDIPWLYFISSTSLVMSITALLFRWREEPMISFSGNFQRNNFNEIFQFLILLCSTLCIPLSVEYIECTEMVITEFLLFVLTATLGGMFLCGANDLITIFVAPECFSLCSYLLSGYTKKDVRSNEATMKYLLMGGASSSILVHGFSWLYGSSGGEIELQEIVSGLINTQMYNSPGISIALIFITVGIGFKLSPAPSHQWTPDVYEGSPTPVVAFLSVTSKVAASASATRIFDIPFYLSSNEWHLLLEILAILSMILGNLIAITQTSMKRMLAYSSIGQIGYVIIGIIVGDSNGGYASMITYMLFYISMNLGTFACIVLFGLRTGTENIRDYAGLYTKDPFLALSFALCLLSLGGLPPLAGFFGKLHLFWCGWQAGLYFLVSIGLLTSVVSIYYYLKIIKLLMTGRNQEITPHVRNYRRSPLRSNNSIELSMIICVIASTIPGISMNPIIEIAQDTLF; encoded by the exons ATGATCTGGCATGTACAGAATGAAAACTTCATTCTCGATTCTACGAGAATTTTTATGAAAGCCTTTCATTTGCTTCTCTTCGATGGAAGTCTTATTTTCCCAGAATGTATCCTAATTTTTGGCCTAATTCTTCTTCTGATGATCGATTCAACCTCTGATCAAAAAGATATACCTTGGTTATATTTCATCTCTTCAACAAGTTTAGTAATGAGCATAACGGCCCTGTTGTTCCGATGGAGAGAAGAACCTATGATTAGCTTTTCGGGAAATTTCCAAAGGAACAATTTCAACGAAATCTTTCAATTTCTTATTTTACTATGTTCAACTTTATGTATTCCTCTATCCGTAGAGTACATTGAATGTACAGAAATGGTTATAACAGAGTTTCTGTTATTCGTATTAACAGCTACTCTAGGAGGAATGTTTTTATGCGGTGCTAACGATTTAATAACTATCTTTGTAGCTCCAGAATGTTTCAGTTTATGCTCCTATCTATTATCTGGATATACCAAGAAAGATGTACGGTCTAATGAGGCTACTATGAAATATTTACTCATGGGCGGGGCAAGCTCTTCTATTCTGGTTCATGGTTTCTCTTGGCTATATGGTTCATCCGGGGGAGAGATCGAGCTTCAAGAAATAGTGAGTGGTCTTATCAATACACAAATGTATAACTCCCCAGGAATTTCAATTGCGCTTATATTCATCACTGTCGGAATTGGGTTCAAGCTTTCCCCAGCCCCTTCTCATCAATGGACTCCTGACGTATACGAAGGA TCTCCCACTCCAGTCGTTGCTTTTCTTTCTGTTACTTCGAAAGTAGCTGCTTCAGCTTCAGCCACTCGAATTTTCGATATTCCTTTTTATTTATCATCAAACGAATGGCATCTTCTTCTGGAAATCCTAGCTATTCTTAGCATGATATTGGGGAATCTCATTGCTATTACTCAAACAAGCATGAAACGTATGCTTGCGTATTCGTCCATAGGTCAAATCGGATATGTAATTATTGGAATAATTGTTGGAGACTCAAATGGTGGATATGCAAGCATGATAACTTATATGCTGTTCTATATCTCCATGAATCTAGGAACTTTTGCTTGCATTGTATTATTTGGTCTACGTACCGGAACTGAGAACATTCGAGATTATGCAGGATTATACACGAAAGATCCTTTTTTGGCTCTCTCTTTCGCCCTATGTCTCTTATCCTTAGGAGGTCTTCCTCCACTAGCAGGTTTTTTCGGAAAACTTCATTTATTCTGGTGTGGATGGCAGGCAGGTCTATATTTCTTGGTTTCAATAGGACTCCTTACGAGCGTTGTTTCTATCTACTATTATCTAAAGATAATCAAGTTATTAATGACTGGAAGAAACCAAGAAATAACCCCTCACGTGCGAAATTATAGAAGATCCCCTTTAAGATCAAACAATTCCATCGAATTGAGTATGATTATATGTGTGATAGCATCTACTATACCAGGAATATCAATGAACCCGATTATTGAAATTGCTCAGGATACCCTTTTTTAG